The sequence AAAAAGGTTCATTGTCGTTTTGACATATAGAAAGCAAAACTATTCTTTTAATTTACTCTCTTTGAAAACATCAGAACCATACCAACAATATCTGAAATAGTCAAGACACCATTCATGAAACATTGAATCATCTGAATAAAACATCTCACTAATATCGGACTCTCCATCTACTTTTGGAAACATTATGCATGCCTCTTTCTCATTCATCACAAGTACTGTTTGAACATCTTTTGTCATTTTTCTTTGGATTAATCCATCAGCCATTAATTTATCAAATCCAAATTTCTTGAGAAGTGCCTTCCTTCCTTTTGGAACTACTGCAGATTCAGAAAAAATATAATCAAAGTTTATCCCTTTCTTGACTTGCTTTATCAGAGGCTCTATCAAATCTAGAGGGACTTCAGATAGCACCTCATAGATATATTCATTAGAATTTTTGTAAATACTCTTCCACTGCTCCATTGTTTTAGAAAATCCCTTGACACGCTGACTAACTGCTAATTGCCCACAGCGCATTTGGAATTTATGTGGAATTTCTCCAAAATTGTGCTCTTCAAAATATTTCCTATTTTGTGAAAGGAAAACTAATGAGGGTACCTGAGTGCAAACTGTTTTTCCAAATGTTGTTAACACGTATTTCCCATCATTTTTCTTTTCAATCAAACCACTTTCCTCCAATCGTGTGAAATTTCTATGTACTTCTTGTTTAGTTGCACCAATCTCCTTTGCCAATGCAGTCGGGGTAGAATTTTTCTCTAATAATTTGAATAAAATTTCCATTCTTTGGGGGCTGGCCAAATCAAGAACATAGTTTGCAGTTTCATCAAAAAGGTCTGTCAATGATACGACTACTCAATATAGGATAAAAATGATTACAGATTCTATTCAATTACTTTGATTAGTTCTTTTAGTTTTCTTCTAGATTTTGGAGGTTTTTTCTTATCAGGATATCCAATACAAAGAATAGATGAAGGTCTCAAATCAGTACCTAAAATTTTCTTTACCTTTTCTTCATCAAACATCCCAATCCAGATCGTACTTAATCCTACACCTGATGCTGCCAACAATGAAAAGGCAGCCGCAATTGTAGCATCTTGTAATGAAAATTTCTCCAATATTTCTTGAGGGAACTTTAGTTTGACTCTAGAAGGCTCCATACAAAATACCAAAACTACAGGTGCATTGACATATGGTTGCTTATTTGCAGCCTCTACAAGGGCTTCTTTTGTTTTATCATTTTTAATCAAAAATACCTGAAATCCTTGAAAGTTTCCAGCAGTAGGGGCAACATCTGCTGCCGATAAAATCTTGTCAATTTTCCAATCCTCAACTTTGGTTTTAAGAAATTTTCTAGTTGAGCGTCTAGTAGAGAACACCCTGAACAAATCAGTAGGGGAAAGATCTTGCCTAATTTTTTCAGGTTCTGAAGATAGTATTGCTTCAATGAGGGATTGTTTTGGATTTTCTGTAGCAATATCTCCAGATTCTTTATCATCATCTCGAATCCAGACAGAGGGATAGAATTCTTTTGAACCAACGTAAACATATTGTGGTTCATGTGGGATTTTGGCAAACTCTAAAACTTGTTCTTGTAGTTCAGCAGTCTTTGCCTCAAGTAATCCATGATTTGTTAATGTAAATTGTGTAACATCAGAATTAACTCTGATAAAGCTAGACTGATCTTCTAACTCTACTTCACCTGTAGAGTTTTTTTTAAAAATTTCGACCAAACTTTCTAGTTCATTCTTGTTTAGAATGATAACATCTGTATCGTCATCATCAACTCCTTTCCAAACTAGCCTACATCCTTCTTTTGATATGTATGACGCCTCAACTGTTTGAAATTGCATTATAGTCATATCAATAATCATAAAAAATAAGTTTGTTGCTAGCCTAATAATCCACTAGCAACAGAGTATGCTCCAATACCCACTCCAATTACTACACCGATTCCCATGCAGATGAGGTCAAATTTTACGACCTTTTTGAAGGGGGCATGAACCATTTTATCCCAGTTTGAGATTTGATGTGTTTTCATGATTATAGTTAGAACTAGTTGCATATAGAGTCGGGTAAAACCCATCGATTACAGGTAAGCTAAACAGCTGACCAAGGTATATGATCAATTTTCACATAATTACATCATGAGAATTGATAGTTGTAGAAAATGTGGAATAGAAATGACAATCAAACAGAAATGCTCAATTTGTCATGAGCCTATCAAGTTTAATTGCAAAAAATGTCATTTTGAATCAGAGGAACAAATTCATTCATTGTGTAAAATGACAGATATTAACCACCGGCCATTAATTCCAAAGCCAGCATAGGTAACATACCACCCCCATCACATAAAATGCCAAAATCAGATAGGTAAGTCTGAACTTATCTTAATGTAGAAAATATTTTTGAGCATGCACATTAGAACAATTATCTGAGCAAAAACTAGTGGAATCAGGTATAAAATCATCATCACAGTTTCTACATTTAGGCATAGTGATTCATACTAGATTAACTTCATAAGTAATAGGTTGTTCAATAAATACAACATTTTTTGTCAAGATTCATTTTCTTCCTAAATTGCTCTAAGAATTACTCATAAAAGATATTTAGAAATACCAGATAAATTAGCAGATAATCAAATGAGTAATCTCGATGAATCCATAGGGAAACTACTCCTAGATCTTCAAAAAGATGATCCAGATTCATTTAAAAAACTAATGAAAAAAGCTCAAGAAGAAAATCCAGACTTGTTTGAGACCGATATTGATTCTGAAAATGAAGAAATTGAAAAATACAATCTCGAAATTGACGAATATAATAAAAAAATAGATGAAGAATAATCTAAACCTATATGTAATTAACCACGGAAATATCATAACATAAATTCTTCACACATCCAATGTGCAAATTATCATTAACCATATGAAAATTATGAAAGTGTATATCCATTCTAAGAATTAAAATGGATTATTTTTTACAACTGTCACAGCTGCAATCAAACATGTCAGCCTTTCCCATGCATTGATCATGGTGTTCATTGTAACATTTGTTACAAATGACCACTATGCACTAACCTTCTTAATGTGAGTTTTTTCATGAATCAGTACTTTGTCAAAAGTATCAGAATTTCCATCCCAATGAAAAGTACATACTCTACAATTGTATTTCATTTTATTTTGACTTTTCCTCTGTTTTGGTTTCAGACTCTTTGAATGCATTAACATCGTCTGCAGATTTGGCCGTACAACAACCAAGTTTTAATTTCCCTAGTATTTTTTTGAACATACTTTGTATGATTTTGATTGGATATATACCGACTCTATTATTACATTTCGTGCCTGATTTTCTATATATTTTGGCATTTTTCTATGAATTTTAAAGCAAAAATTGATATTCTCATCATTTTACTATATAGATATGCCAGGATATCTTGGAAATAGATTAGATGGAGTAGTTCATCACTTAGCAGTTATGACATCAGATTGTAAAATTGTTGAAATTAAAAAACTAGACAAAGTATATTTCGTTCCAGATACAATAGAGCAAGCAATTACAGAAAAATTCACTCAATGTAAGAACTGTATTAAAAATTAAAAATTATTCTACTTTAACGCCATTCCAAAAAGCCACCATTCCTTTGATTTTAGAGGCAGCATCGTTTGGCTCTGCATAATACCATGCACAATCTTTGTTTATTTTCCCATTAACATCTACAGAATAGTAATTAGCCATTCCTTTCCAACCACAAACAGTGGTCAATTCAGTTTTTTTGAAATACTCTTGTTTAATTGAGTCAAATGGAAAATAATGATTTCCATCTACCACAACGGTGTCATTACTTTCTGCAATTACGACATCATTCCAAATTGCTTGCATGAATATAGGATATTTTAATCCATATTTAATTAAATCTCCAAATAATCAGAGTTTAGATTTTTGCTTTAACTTGTTCACGTTTAGTAAAATCAGGTTTTATTCCCAATGAATCATAGTTTCCTGAAGAACATGTAAAGCACATTGAGTCTTTTGGCATTCCAACTGCTTCTGCTAAATTTTCAGCAGTGTTATATCCCAAAAAGTCAACACCAATGCTTTGTCGCACCATTTCAGTAATTTCATCACTGCTCATAGTTTTTCCATTAGTATAGGTAGCAAGTTCTTCTTGAGATGGAAAATCAATTCCAGCATAACAAGGATAATTGATTTGAGGATATGTGATCAACATGCTTATTTTTTTGGCACCTGCACGACGAAGAGCCTTGATAATAGCCTTAGAACTAGTGCCTCTAACTAAACTATCATCAATTACTACCACATGTTTATCTTTGATTATTTCACTAATTGGGATAATCCAACGATTGATTTCAACTCTATCACTTTGATGGGGTTCAATGAAACTTCGTAGTGGGCCTTTCTTGCTGTATCTGTCTTTCAGCAGACCTTCATCAAAAGATACTCCAAGTTCTTGAGCATAACCTAACGCTGCAGGTCTTGCAGAATCAGGTACAGGTATAACCAAGTCAGCATCTTTAATGGGAAATTTTTTTGCCATAAATTGCCCAATTTTTTTTCTTGAAACGTAAATGTTGCGCCCCTCCATGTTACTTGACGGATGGGCAAAGTAAGTAAATTCAAAAGAACAATGTGCACGAGAAGTATCAGTAGAAAATTGTTCAGTTTCTAAACCACTTTGGCTTAATTTGATCAATTCACCAGGAACTACATCTCTTTGTAAAGTTGCACCAACTGCAGTAACTGCAGCAGATTCAGAAGTTACAATGTATGTATCATCAGATTCCTTATGTCCCAACACCATTGGACGAAATCCTTTAGGATCTCGAGCAGCGTAAACAGAGTTATCATCAGAGATAAATGTAAAACAATAAGATCCTACCATCTCATTTTTTAGAATTGATAGTGCTTTTCCCATTTCACCATTTTCAGAAATTAGTGACACTAGTCTTTGTGCTGCAACCAAAGTATCACTTGCATTTTGTGGTGTAAAAGAGCAACCTCCAACGAGGTTTGATAATTCCTGAGCATTTGCAATTGTTCCATTATGTGCAATGCAGAGATCCTTTACTTTCAATGGCTGTGCATTTTCCAAAGTACTGGTACCCATTGTAGAATATCTTACATGGCCAATAACACATGGAGATGCATACTCTTGTGCAATTTTTTTAAATTCAGATGAAGAATGTGAGACTAGCCCTATTTTTTTAAACGGAGGTTTGTTTGGAACTGCAAATCCCCAAGCTTCTTGTCCTCTATGCTGTAAAGCTCGTAAAGCATCAAAGACCATCGGAACAACATTTTTTCCAGTTAAACTGTAAATTCCTACAACACCGCAGTTTTCCTTTACTTTTGGCATTTCTAAGCAGACTCCTCAGGGAAACATATCATCAAAAGGTTAGAAAAAGTGTAAAACTTAGCTGAAAAATCAGTTAATGCCTTCATCCCCTGATCCATTACCACCTTTGAACAATAAAAATGCTGATCACTTTATGCGATCAGAAAATAGCTTTTGATTTCTAATTTTCTTCATATTTCGATAAGTTATGATGTGATACTTTATGATGTTCTTGAGTTTGGCTTCAACTGATAATTCCTCATTAATGCAAACGGATAGAAAATCAAGATAGTCCTTATCTTTTACATCAATCTCTATTTTTCTCAACTTAACACTTGAATCCTAATTGAGTCATCATCTCTTGAAATGTCTTTAGCATGGTTAATACAAAATCTCATGATCTGTCGACAATAGGCTTTTGAACTCCCCAATTCAAAGTGATAAAACATCACGTTAGCGTAAGCTTCCGAGTTACATCCGAGCATATTACAGATCATGAGAGTGTATCTAGGATATTTTGAGCCTAAAAGGGCAGGTTATTATGAAAAACAAAATCCGGCAGTTACAGAGACAATCGTTTCAGTTTGACAAAGATTAGAGAGATATGCTTTGGTATTCTAATATTTTTTAGGTTTTTTTCCTTTTTTCTTTTTTTGTTGTTCACTCTTGTATTTTTGAATTCGTTGATTTTGTTCAGATGCCTTTTGTCCTTTCTGTTTCCTCTCAGACTTTTTCTTTTTTTCAGCCATTATCATCAGAGAATTTTTTACCGTGCAGTACTAAATTTGGAAGTGCATGTAACCATATTTCATGGGTCTTTTTCAAATCAAGATCAATTATTAATTTTGAATCATTAGTAAATTGAATTTTTTCACCACCAAATTCACCTATCTGTTTGAATGAAACATTATTCTTTTTGAGAACATCTTCAATTCCTAAGAGATTTTTCTTATCAAAAGATAATAGATATCTAGAATGGCTTTCAGAAAACAAGATTCTATCAACATCTAGTTTTTCACCAGGGACTTTATCCAATGAGGTAACACAGCCAATTTGATTAGTCATGCAAATTTCAGATACTGCAACTGCTAGTCCACCTTTAGAGCAATCATGTGCCAATTTGATGAGATTTTTATCAATAATATCAAGAACAGATTTCATGTGTTTTTTTGAATCATCAAAATTTACTACAGGACATTTCCCACCAATGAATTTGTGAACATATTCAAAGTATTCAGAACCACCAAGTTCATTTCTAGTATCGCCAATTATGATAAGACAGTCATCTTTTGAGATTTTTTGAGGAACTGATGGTTTCTTGTCAATTAATCCAATTACCCCAATGACTGGAGTTGGCTTGATTGAGCCTTTAGGAGTCTCATTATACAGACTAACTTTGCCTCCAACACATGGGATTTGAAAGGATTTTGCAAAATCAGTTAACCCCTTTAGTGATTCTAAGAAAGTCCAGAAAATTTCAGGATCATTAGGATTACCAAATTGAAGATGATCAAGCATTCCAATGGGTCTTGCTCCAGTACAGACAACATTTCTACATGCTTCCTCAAAGCAACCAATTGCCCCTTCCCGAGGATTGATGTAGCATTGTTTTGGATTACCGTCAATTTTTGCAGAAAGGTATTTTCCATTATCTAATCTTAACACAGATGCATCAGTTCCAGGTTTCACTACAGTTCGAATTCCAACTTCATGATCATATTGTCCATAAACCCAAATCTTACTTGCAATGTTGGGCGATGCAAGTAATGTTATCATAAGTTTAGAGTAATCAGAGATAGGATTGAATGTCTTTTCAGTTTCAATAGTTTTCAAATAAGCGGGTTCTTTTGATGGCAAATCAAGTAGTGTTGCATTAGCTACAAAATCAGCAGGTAAATTGGCAACTGTTTTTTCACCTTTTTTGATATGCACATTGTTATCATATTTTACATGACCAATAACTGAACAACCGATTCGAAATTTATTACAAATTTCTTCTAGTTTTTTAAATTTTGTTTTACTTGTAACAATTAACATTCTTTCTTGAGATTCTGAAACCATGATCTCATCAGCATTCATGTCAGATTCTCTAGTGTGAACTTTGTCGACATCCATTTCAATACCAATCTCCATAGCATCAGCAGTTTCTGAAATTGCACAAGATAAACCGCCACCGCCAAGATCTTTCATGGCATGAATTAATCCCTCATTTCGTGCCTGCAAAACTGCTTCTATGATTAATTTCTCAATAAATGGGTCAGGGATTTGGACAGCAGAACGGTCTTCAGATTCCAAAGAATCAGATGCAAATTGAGAACCACCAATGCCATCCCTGCCAGTAGAACCTCCCATCAAAACAACAATGTCATCTTTCTCTACGTGATTTTTGATCAAATTTTCTTTTTTACCAAAACCTAATGCAGCAACATCTACCATTGCATAATTTTCATAGCATTCATCAAACTCTACTTCTCCTCCAATAGTTGGAATACCTAAACAATTTCCATAATCAGCAATACCAGTAACAGCATTTTTGAACAACCATCTTGCTTGCAAATCTTTTTCAATGTCACCAAATCTCAAACCATCAAAAATCGCAATAGGTCTAGTACCAGCAGATAAAATATCTCTAATCACTCCACCGACTCCAGTGGCAGCGCCGCCGTATGGTTCAACAGCAGATGGATGGTTGTGACTTTCAATATGAGCAGTTACCACATATCCATCACCGACATCTAAAACCCCAGAATCATATCCTTTCTCATTAATTACAAGTGGTCCATCCATAGGCAACATTTTCAAATGTCGTTTAGATGACTTGTATGAACAGTGTTCAGACCACTCAGCAGCTACGATTTGTAGTTCAGTAGAGGTAGGATCTCTACCAATTTTAGATTTTAATTCAGCAAGTTCTCGTTTTTCTAAACTCATCTAGCAACACCCATTTTTGTCAATAGAGATTCAAAGATTAGAGAAGAAGGTCTGTTATCAATTGGATTAATGTCAGATTCAACTGCTCTTTCGGGATGAGGCATCATTCCAACCACATTATAATCCTCATTACACACGCCTGCAATTCTATCTGAGGACCCATTTACCACCTCAGAATATCTAAAAACAATTTGATTTTTTTTCTTTAATTCTTTCATAGTATCATCATCAACATAGTATCTTCCCTCTCCATTAGCTATAGGGATTGGGATTCTCTGATTTAGTTCAAATTTGTTTGTAAATGGTGTTTTGTTGTTTTCTACAATCAGATTAGTCCATTCGCACATAAAATTAAGAGATTCATTTTTGAGCAATACCCCTGGAAGTAATCCCGATTCTACAAGAATTTGAAATCCATTACATACACCTAAAATAGGAATTCCTTTTTCAGCCATTTTTTTCACATCTTTTATAATTGGACTGTGAGCTGCAATTACACCTGCTCTTAATCTATCACCATAAGAAAATCCCCCTGGAAGAACTATGGCATCAATATTTTCAGGCAATCCTTTTTCATGCCAAAAATATTCTGCATTAAGATGAAACACATCAGTCAATACATGGAACATATCACGATCACAATTACTACCTGGAAAAACTACAACTCCAACTTTCACAATTCTTCAAACATTCAGAGATATTTAATTTGAATCTAGTCATAGTAGACTCTTATGTATAGAAATCAGTTGATCGCCATGACTCAAGTGCGAGACATTATGGAAAAAAATGTAATCACAATAGATTACACCAAAAATGCACTTGATGCATCAAAAATTCTAAAAGAAAAAGAGATCAGTTTTCTGGTGATACTAAAAGATGGTAAACCAGAAGGAATTGTTTCAGAAGGAGATATCGTCAGAAAGGTTGCAGCAGAAGATGTCAAGTCATCACAAATTCAGATAAAAGAGATAATGTCTAAAAATTTCAAATGGGTCAATCCTGAGACAGAAGTTGAGCAGGTAATTCAAAAGATGTTAAACAATAACATCAGGTGTTTAATTGTACTCGAAGATGAAAAATTGGTAGGAGTCATAACTCAGACAAATCTATCAGAAGTTCTCAGAAGTAAACTTTTGATTACCGCTACAGTAGATAACATAATTTAGAATAAAATTAACCTTCAAAAACATCAATTGTGACAATGCTTACCATCGGATTATAAATTCTCAAATCATCACAAATTTCCTGTACTTTTGACTGTGCAGTTTTTTTGTCGTTTTCTTGGATTGTAAATTTCAACATCTTTGCTGTTTTAATTTTTGAAACTGTTTTGTGGGTCCCTTTGAGAACTAAATCATTGAGAATAGTTTCACCTTCAGGATCACTTATTCCAGGTTTATTTTCTATAGTTACATGAACTTGGAATGTTGTCATTTACAAATTGAAAAATAAAATCGTGGTTAATCTATCTTCCGAATAATTTTGTGCTTTTATACTTATTTTGAAATACACCACAGGTAACCCGGGTTTGTGGACTTGTGTTGTTAAGATATCGCCAGCCTGAATCCGGTTACTAGGAATTCATTTTTTCCTTAACATGTTCTGTATAGATTCTGTAAAGACCGGATTGATAATGAGGATTTTCAATTATCAATAAACTATTTTTCAAATCCTCTTTTGATTGATACATATATTTTTCAAAAATTCCCCTATCATCTAGAGTTATGCAAATGTCTTGCCATGCAAAAACTTCTTGGGGATTCCTATTGGCCGTAGCATAATACACATACAACAATCGAAGTTTGTTGTATTCATCTAGAACTAATTCTTTTCCAAGAACATATTTTCTTTTCAAAGTTTGAAAATAGATCAAACCTTCTGCAGTTAACACATAATCAAATAGTTTGGGATAATCATCAATTTTTACTGGAAATAAGGGATTTTGTGGATCTGTCACAGTGAAATTATGAGAATTTACTATAAAAGAAGACAGAAAATCACCCAGTCACATAGAGATGGAATTTATATCAGAATAATTTACAATATTTCATAATGGCAAAAGGTCGAATGAGATACTGGAAAATTACATCTGATGAGTTAGGTAGTTATGCATATGATGAAAAGAATTTGCTAAACTGGGAAATCAAATGTATTAGAGAACCAGAAGACGAGGCTCATTTTATCGGTGTTTTCATGTATAGAAATGGAACAGCGTATGATTATGAATCAGTTAAAGGAATTTGTTATTTTTACAACAACATAGACCGAAAAGAACTCCCAGAAATCACCAAATTCCTTCAAGGAAAATACAAGGGTAAAGAGATGGAGAAAGGAGATAGAATTATCCTAAAAGGTTCTGATGAAATCTATTCTGCAACAGATATTTCAAATTTAGCAAAAGAGATGGAAGCAAAATTCAATGTAAAGGCAGTCATATCATTAGAGTTTGGAGGCATTACTGCTGAAGCACTCAAAGAGGCAGGATTACCAGAGGCAAAACTATTGCCAATTCCTACATAACTATTATACTTTAGAATTAAAGAAAACAAATGTCCGAATTGGATGGCATCAATCAACATCTTGAAGAATTAAGAAAACGTCTAGTTCGAATCGTATTAGTTGTAGGTGGAATTAGTGCATTTTTACTAATGTTTCATGCAGAACCATTTCAAATTAGTCAATTCACTTTGTATTATCCAATTCCAGAACCAACTCACAACATTGCAGCACAAATTACAAATCATATGAGAATTAATCTAGTGCCAGAAAATGTAGATTTGATTCAAACTGCACCAGGGCAAGCTTTCTTTGCTCAAATGTATGTTGCAGCACTAGTTGGAGTTGTTCTAAGTATGCCAATAATAATAAAAGAATTGGTAGGATTCATCAAACCAGCATTAAAAGAAAATGAAATCAATGTCAGTAGAAACATTTCATTGCCGGCATTAGGATTATTCATTGCAGGTTGTGTATTTTCTTATAATTTTGTCATCCCATACATGTTAGATTTTTTGTATAGATATGGAGAAGGGGCAGGATTAATTACTTTTCTCAATGTAATGGAGTTTGTAACATTTGTATTACAATTTTTGCTAGCGTTTGGTTTTTCATTTCAACTTCCTCTTGTAATGTATGCAATATCGGCATCAGGGATGGTGGATGTTGATTTTTGGAGAAAGAACATCAGATATGCAATAGTTGCCATAGTGATCTTTGGAGCAGTAATTACTCCAGATGGAACAGGGGTAACAATGATGTTTGTTGCAGGTCCCATGATTGGATTGTATGCAGCAGGCATGATCATAATTGAGCGTAGAGAGCGAAAAAAGTCTAACACTTAAATCTGAAATAAGGAAATATTTTGTAAATGCTAGGGACCACCGAGATCATTGTATTGGTAGTAGTTATCGGAGTATTGATTTTTGGTGCAAAGAAGATTCCAGAACTTGCAAAAACTTTTGGTAAAGCCAAAGGAGAATTTGAGAAAGGAAAAATTGAAGCAGATAAGGATCTTAAAGAATTCAAAGAAGAGATTAACAAAAGCTCCAGTGATAAAGAAGTAAAAACAGACTAATTTTCAGCTAATTTTACAAAATCATCTAAGACCATATCATAATTTTGTTTGAAATTATTTTTTCCAAACATGACTGAAAACTTCATTTTTCCTTTAAATTTTAAATCAACATCCACTAGGACTTTGGTTTCATTTTCAAGTTCGATAAATTCTTGTTTAATTTTACTTCCCTTTGCATCACCACCAATAATAGTCATTTCATGTAAGATTGGTTTTTGGAAAACATGTTTTGCCATAATTAACAATTCCATAGTACCCAAAATCAAATGCTCCTCAACTACAGATACGTCACCCCGCATAGAACGAATGCGGACTGATGGATAATGTTGTGGGATAATTCTTTGATAATTTTCAAAATTTGAAAAAATTTCAAATGTATTTTTTCGATTGCTGTTAACAATTTTTTCTAAAGAGAATTTGGGCAATGGTAGTTTAGAGAGTACCCCATCGAGGGTATAAATTGTGCTCTATGTCAAATTGGTCCAAACATTTACCGACACCATGATTCACAATGTCATCAATGGATTTGGGTTTTGTATAAAATTCAGTTACTGGAGGTAAAATAACAATACCCAATCTAGCAAGTTTTAACATATTTTCTAAATGAATTGCAGAAA comes from Nitrosopumilus oxyclinae and encodes:
- a CDS encoding helix-turn-helix transcriptional regulator, encoding MTDLFDETANYVLDLASPQRMEILFKLLEKNSTPTALAKEIGATKQEVHRNFTRLEESGLIEKKNDGKYVLTTFGKTVCTQVPSLVFLSQNRKYFEEHNFGEIPHKFQMRCGQLAVSQRVKGFSKTMEQWKSIYKNSNEYIYEVLSEVPLDLIEPLIKQVKKGINFDYIFSESAVVPKGRKALLKKFGFDKLMADGLIQRKMTKDVQTVLVMNEKEACIMFPKVDGESDISEMFYSDDSMFHEWCLDYFRYCWYGSDVFKESKLKE
- a CDS encoding nitroreductase family protein, whose amino-acid sequence is MQFQTVEASYISKEGCRLVWKGVDDDDTDVIILNKNELESLVEIFKKNSTGEVELEDQSSFIRVNSDVTQFTLTNHGLLEAKTAELQEQVLEFAKIPHEPQYVYVGSKEFYPSVWIRDDDKESGDIATENPKQSLIEAILSSEPEKIRQDLSPTDLFRVFSTRRSTRKFLKTKVEDWKIDKILSAADVAPTAGNFQGFQVFLIKNDKTKEALVEAANKQPYVNAPVVLVFCMEPSRVKLKFPQEILEKFSLQDATIAAAFSLLAASGVGLSTIWIGMFDEEKVKKILGTDLRPSSILCIGYPDKKKPPKSRRKLKELIKVIE
- a CDS encoding DUF427 domain-containing protein — its product is MQAIWNDVVIAESNDTVVVDGNHYFPFDSIKQEYFKKTELTTVCGWKGMANYYSVDVNGKINKDCAWYYAEPNDAASKIKGMVAFWNGVKVE
- a CDS encoding amidophosphoribosyltransferase, producing MPKVKENCGVVGIYSLTGKNVVPMVFDALRALQHRGQEAWGFAVPNKPPFKKIGLVSHSSSEFKKIAQEYASPCVIGHVRYSTMGTSTLENAQPLKVKDLCIAHNGTIANAQELSNLVGGCSFTPQNASDTLVAAQRLVSLISENGEMGKALSILKNEMVGSYCFTFISDDNSVYAARDPKGFRPMVLGHKESDDTYIVTSESAAVTAVGATLQRDVVPGELIKLSQSGLETEQFSTDTSRAHCSFEFTYFAHPSSNMEGRNIYVSRKKIGQFMAKKFPIKDADLVIPVPDSARPAALGYAQELGVSFDEGLLKDRYSKKGPLRSFIEPHQSDRVEINRWIIPISEIIKDKHVVVIDDSLVRGTSSKAIIKALRRAGAKKISMLITYPQINYPCYAGIDFPSQEELATYTNGKTMSSDEITEMVRQSIGVDFLGYNTAENLAEAVGMPKDSMCFTCSSGNYDSLGIKPDFTKREQVKAKI
- the purL gene encoding phosphoribosylformylglycinamidine synthase subunit PurL produces the protein MSLEKRELAELKSKIGRDPTSTELQIVAAEWSEHCSYKSSKRHLKMLPMDGPLVINEKGYDSGVLDVGDGYVVTAHIESHNHPSAVEPYGGAATGVGGVIRDILSAGTRPIAIFDGLRFGDIEKDLQARWLFKNAVTGIADYGNCLGIPTIGGEVEFDECYENYAMVDVAALGFGKKENLIKNHVEKDDIVVLMGGSTGRDGIGGSQFASDSLESEDRSAVQIPDPFIEKLIIEAVLQARNEGLIHAMKDLGGGGLSCAISETADAMEIGIEMDVDKVHTRESDMNADEIMVSESQERMLIVTSKTKFKKLEEICNKFRIGCSVIGHVKYDNNVHIKKGEKTVANLPADFVANATLLDLPSKEPAYLKTIETEKTFNPISDYSKLMITLLASPNIASKIWVYGQYDHEVGIRTVVKPGTDASVLRLDNGKYLSAKIDGNPKQCYINPREGAIGCFEEACRNVVCTGARPIGMLDHLQFGNPNDPEIFWTFLESLKGLTDFAKSFQIPCVGGKVSLYNETPKGSIKPTPVIGVIGLIDKKPSVPQKISKDDCLIIIGDTRNELGGSEYFEYVHKFIGGKCPVVNFDDSKKHMKSVLDIIDKNLIKLAHDCSKGGLAVAVSEICMTNQIGCVTSLDKVPGEKLDVDRILFSESHSRYLLSFDKKNLLGIEDVLKKNNVSFKQIGEFGGEKIQFTNDSKLIIDLDLKKTHEIWLHALPNLVLHGKKFSDDNG
- the purQ gene encoding phosphoribosylformylglycinamidine synthase subunit PurQ, translated to MKVGVVVFPGSNCDRDMFHVLTDVFHLNAEYFWHEKGLPENIDAIVLPGGFSYGDRLRAGVIAAHSPIIKDVKKMAEKGIPILGVCNGFQILVESGLLPGVLLKNESLNFMCEWTNLIVENNKTPFTNKFELNQRIPIPIANGEGRYYVDDDTMKELKKKNQIVFRYSEVVNGSSDRIAGVCNEDYNVVGMMPHPERAVESDINPIDNRPSSLIFESLLTKMGVAR
- a CDS encoding CBS domain-containing protein, translated to MTQVRDIMEKNVITIDYTKNALDASKILKEKEISFLVILKDGKPEGIVSEGDIVRKVAAEDVKSSQIQIKEIMSKNFKWVNPETEVEQVIQKMLNNNIRCLIVLEDEKLVGVITQTNLSEVLRSKLLITATVDNII
- the purS gene encoding phosphoribosylformylglycinamidine synthase subunit PurS — translated: MTTFQVHVTIENKPGISDPEGETILNDLVLKGTHKTVSKIKTAKMLKFTIQENDKKTAQSKVQEICDDLRIYNPMVSIVTIDVFEG
- the tatC gene encoding twin-arginine translocase subunit TatC, giving the protein MSELDGINQHLEELRKRLVRIVLVVGGISAFLLMFHAEPFQISQFTLYYPIPEPTHNIAAQITNHMRINLVPENVDLIQTAPGQAFFAQMYVAALVGVVLSMPIIIKELVGFIKPALKENEINVSRNISLPALGLFIAGCVFSYNFVIPYMLDFLYRYGEGAGLITFLNVMEFVTFVLQFLLAFGFSFQLPLVMYAISASGMVDVDFWRKNIRYAIVAIVIFGAVITPDGTGVTMMFVAGPMIGLYAAGMIIIERRERKKSNT
- a CDS encoding Sec-independent protein translocase subunit TatA/TatB, which codes for MLGTTEIIVLVVVIGVLIFGAKKIPELAKTFGKAKGEFEKGKIEADKDLKEFKEEINKSSSDKEVKTD
- a CDS encoding SRPBCC family protein: MPKFSLEKIVNSNRKNTFEIFSNFENYQRIIPQHYPSVRIRSMRGDVSVVEEHLILGTMELLIMAKHVFQKPILHEMTIIGGDAKGSKIKQEFIELENETKVLVDVDLKFKGKMKFSVMFGKNNFKQNYDMVLDDFVKLAEN